The Halorubrum salinarum genome segment GGCCAGCTCGCCGACGGTGACGCCGGCGAGCTCCTTCTCGTACGGCAGCGCGCCGAAGACGGTGATGCCCTTCGATTCGAGGAACGGGATCCCGTCCTGGTCGAGCGACTCGAAGGCGTCGTCGGACACCTTGTTGAACACGACGCCGGCGAGGCGGTCGCCGAACGCGTCGGCGGCCGCCAGCACCTCGTCGAGGTCGTTCGGCGAGTCGTAGTCGGCGACGAGCACCACCCGCGCGTCGAGCAGCTCCGCGACGTCGACGTCGGTGAGGTCGACGACGCCGCCGGTCGTCCAGCTGCCGCCGCCCTCGACGAACACCTGGTCGTTGTCGGCGGCGATCCCGTCGTACTCCTCGCGGATCCGGTCGCGCAGGGCGTCGGGGTCCTCGGTGCCGCGGACCGCGCCCTCGACGAACGTCGGCGAGTAGACGACGGGCTCCATCTGGTGCATCTCGGCGTCCAAGCCGAGCACCTCGCGGGCGAGCATGGGGTCCTGATCGAGCGTCTTGCCGACGTTCGACTGGAGCCGCGTGCCCTTCGGTTTCATGTAGCCGACGCTGCGGTCGCGGTCGGCCGCGAGCCGCGCGAGGGCGACGGTGATCGCTGTCTTTCCGGCGCTGTCTCCGGTCGCGGTGACGAGTGTGGTGGGTGTGTCAGTCATCGGTGGGTGCCTCCGGGTCGGTGGCTTCGGGGTCGAGTGCCTCCGGGTCGACGGTGAGTCTCACGTCGACGGCGGCGGCGTTCGTGCCGCCGTCGTCGTCGGGCAGTGCGACGAGTGGGTTGATGTCGAGTTCGAGGATGGCCGGGAAGTCGGTGACCAGCTGCGAGAGCCGGCCGATCGTCTCGATCACGGCGTCGACGTCGACCGGGTCGCGGCCGCGGGCGCCCCGCAGCAGCGGCGCCGACTGGATCTCCTCGGTCATCTCGCGGGCCTCGGGCTCGGAGACGGGCGCGACGCGGAAGGTGGTGTCCTCCATCACCTCCACGAAGATGCCGCCGAGCCCGAACATCAGCAGCGGGCCGAACTGCGGGTCGCGGTTCATGCCGACGATGGTCTCGACGCCGTCGTCTAAGTCGACCATCTCCTGTACTTGGACGCCGAGGACGGTCGCGTCCGGCTGGTAGTTGCGGGCGCGGGTGACGAGGTCCTCGTAGGTGTCGGCCACGTCCGCGTCGGCGACGCCGACGGCGACGCCGCCGATGTCGGACTTATGCAGGATGTCCGGCGAGACGATCTTCATCACCACGTCGCCGTCGACGCGCTCGGCGACCTCGCGGGCGCGCTCCGGCGAGTCGACGATCTCGCCGTCGGGCGTGGGGATGCCGTACGCGTCGAGGAGGTCCATCGCCTCGACGCCCAGGCGGTTGTCGTCGCGGTGGCGCACCGTGGCGAGGATCTCGCGGGCGCGCTCGCGGTCGACGTCGAACTCCATGGGCGGCGCGTACTCGCGGGCCTTGATGTCGCGGTAGCGCGCGAGCGTCGCGAGGCTGTCGATGGCGCGCGCGGGGTCGAAGTAGCAGGGGATCCCCTTCGCCTGGAGCTGCTGTTTGGGCTCGCGGGTCCGGTCGCCGCCCATCAGGCAGGCCGCGACGGGCGCGTCCATCTCCTCGCTGACGGCCTCGATCGCGTCCGCGAGGTCGCCGAAGTCGATCGTCGCCGTCGGCGCGGCCAACACGAGGGCGGCGCCGACGTTGTCGTCCTCGACGGTGATCTCCAGCGCCTCGCGGAACCGCTCGACGTCCGCGTCGCCGATCACGTCGACCGGGTTGTGGATGTTCGCCTCCTCGGGCATCGACGCCGCGAGCGCGTCGCTGGTCTCGCGGGTGAACGACGCCATGTCGAGGTCGGCGTCGCCCACCGCGTCGGTCGCCATCACGCCCGGGCCGCCGGCGTTGGTGACGACCGCGACGCTGTCGGTGTCGGGCAGCGGCTGGCTCCCGAGGATGCCCGCCGAGTCGAACAGCTCGTCGACCGACTCGGCGCGGATGACGCCCGCCTGGTCGAGGCCGGCCTCGTACGCCTTGTCGGAGCCGGCGAGGGTGCCGGTGTGCGAGGAGGCCGCCTGCGCGCCCGCGCTCGTCCGGCCGGACTTCACGGCGACGATGGGGGTGTCTTGGGTGGTCTCGCGGGCGGTCTCGATGAACTCGCGCCCGTCCTCGATCCCCTCCAGGTAGCCGATGATCACGTCGGTCTCCTCGTCGTCTCCCCAGTGGTCGACGAAGTCCGTCTCGTCTAAGACCGCCTTGTTGCCGAGCGAGACCACGTCCTTGAACCCGATCCCGTTGTCGTTGGCCCAGTCGAGGACCGCGGTGACGAACGCGCCGGACTGGCTCATGAAGGAGAGCCCGCCGGGGAGTGCGTTCTCGGGACCGAACGTCGCGTTCATCCCCGAGGGCGTCGACATGATCCCCAGGCTGTTGGGGCCGACGAGGTTCAGGTCGTACTCGTCGGCTAGCTCCGCGAGGCGACGCTCCCTCGCCGCTCCGTCCTCTCCCGTCTCGCCGAACCCGGCGGTGATCACGACGACGTTGCGGACCCCCGCCTCGCCGCACGCCTCGATGGCGTCCAAGACGATCGAGGGGGGCACGACGATCACGGCGACGTCGGCGTCCGCGTCGGCGACGTCGTCGACGCAGGGCGTGCCGAGCACCTCGTCGTAGTTCGGGTTGACGGGGACCGTGTCGCCGTCGAAGTCGTCGAGGAGATTCGACGTGACGGCGCGGCCGACGGCCCCCTCGCGGGTGGTGGCGCCGACGACGGCGACCCGGTCCGGGTCGAACAGCTCGTTGAGCGTACCCATCAACGCGGGAGTACGCGAAGCGCCGGCTTAAGATCGGTGGGAGGTTCTTCGAAATCGAATCCAACGGTGAACGATCGATCGGGTTTCGGTCAGCCGTCGGTCGATCCCGTCGACGCCTCGGGAGACGCGTCGGACCCGTCCACCCCGCCGTCCGCGGCGGACGCGGCAACGGCTCCCCCGTCGGCGTCGGACTCGGAGACCGTCTCGGAGCCGGAGACCGGCGCCGTCGACCCGCGGTCGATCCCGGCCGCCGACGGGCTGACCGGCGCGGCCGCCGGGTGCCCCCGCTCCGCCACCGAGAAGGAGGGCTCGCAGTCGGCGTCGGGGACGCTGATCGTCACCTCGTTCCCGTCGGGGCCGGGGTCGAACGCGAGGTCCCCGCCGGAGCGGTCCGCGATCCAGTAGACGAGCCACAGCCCCATCCCGCCGGTGTGTCTGAGGTCGTCCATCTTCCACCGGTCGGTGATAGGGTCCCGCTCGGCCGCCGGGATCGGCGGCGCGTCGTCCCGGACCGCGATCTCGACGCGGTCGCCGGGCGCCGTGACCTCGATCTCGACCGTCGCCGTCCCCTCCGCGTGTTCGATCGCGTTCTCGATCAGCTCGGCGATCGCGTAGTCGAGTTCGGGGTGCGTGAACGCCCGCGCGTCCTCGGGACAGGTGACGGAGACGTCGGCGGGCGAGTCGCTCGGGTCCCCCACGGCGTCCGCCACCGCGCGCTCGACGAGGGGGGCGACCCGGAGCCGCTGCGGCGGCTCGTGTTGCCGCAGGAGGTCGATCACGCCGCGCTGCTTCTCCGCGGTCGTCAGCAGGTCGTCCGCGACGCGGCGGACCGTCTCGGCGTGGTCGATCAGGTCGGCGGCGAGGCCGGCGAGGTCGACATTGGCCGCCTCCCCGTCGCCGGACGGGACGGCGTCGGCGACCCGCTCGGCGATCCGCTCCGCAGTGCCGTCGACGATGTTCATGTCGTTGCGGATCGTGTGCCGGAGCAGGTTGTCCATCACCGTGAGCTGTCGCTCGCGGCGGTACTCGTTGGTCACGTCGCGCGCGAACCCCGTGACCGCGACCACCTCGCCGTCCTCGATCACGGGACGGGCGGGCACCCTGACCCAACTGGTCGGTCCGTCGCGCGACCCGATCCGGTAGTCGAGGTTCGTCGGCTCGCCGGCGGAGAGCCGCTCCATCGAGTCCTCGACGGCCTCCCGGTCGTCGGGGTGGACGGCCTCCAGGAACGCTCGCGGCCGCGTTTCGAGCGTGTCCGGGTCGATCCCGAACACCGACTCGGCCGCGCCGTTGACGAACAGCAGCTCCGACCAGTCGGCGGTGAACATCCACAGCACGTCCGGCGAGGTCGAGGCGATGGTCTCCAGGCGGCGCCTGGACTCGACTTCGAGGGTGATATCGCGAGAGCTCAGCGCGTAGCCGTCGAGTCCGGTGTCGGCGGGCGGGAACACGCGGGTGCGGAACCACACCCAGTCGCCGTCGGCGGTCGCGTAGCGGTACTCCAGCGGGGCGTCCGGGCGTTCGCCGTCGACGACGAGGCGCTCGAACGCCGCCAGGACCCGGTCGGCGTCGTCGGGGTGAATCAGGTCGAAGGCGTTCGTCCCGACGAGTTCGTCGGGCGTGTACCCGAGCAGGTCGTGAGTGGCAGCGTTGAGGTACCGGAACCGACCCGTCTCGTCGATCACCGCGATTTTGTCCTGCGCGAGATCGATGAGGGTCTCTGGTTCCGGCGGCCGAGACATACGAAACCCGTCTGCGAACTGGCCTAAAACGTTGACCGTTCGATTATCAGCGACGAGAACAATCGGCGCAGATCGAGGGACCTCCTCGCCGTGCGCGGCTGTCAGTCGGCCGACACGCCGGGTGAATCGAGCGCGGCGGTCAGCGGGTCGCGCCCGGCGTCGTCGACCGTGAGCGCGACGCCGTCGTCGCCGAGTTCGATCGCGGCGTCGGCGGCGTCGCGGACGTACTCCGCGGCGTGGTCGCCGTCCGGGTCGAACCGGACCCCCTCGGCGAGCAGCGGCGTCTCGCTCAGCAGTTCGACCTTCCGGTAGGCGGTCGAGAGCGCGATGTCGCAGTCCTCGGCGAGTTCGCTCGTCGTCTTCGGCGTCGTCGCGGCCGCGAGGATCGCCCGGCAGTCGGCGTCGGCGAGCGCCTCGAACGTCGCGTCGAGCGCCGCGTCTCCCTTGGTCGTCGTGGTGCCGTCCGTCGTGCGCGGGGGGCGTTTCATATCTGTACGTACCCGCTCCAGCCCCCCGAACGGTGGCCCATCATATGCGGGGAGTTTTATACCGCGGCCGCGCGCCCGCCAACGTTTTTGCCCGGGACGGGTACGGACGAACGAGATGGGTTCGGGAATCCGGGCGGAGGTCTCGCTGCCGACCGCGTCGCCGTCGCCCTTCGACGGCGTCGTCGACGGGGCGACGCCGGTCTCCGAGGTGGCGCGCTGTACGCCCGCGGCCGACCGCGAGCGCGTCGTCGTGGAGTTCATCGCGGACGCCGACCTCGCGGTCCCCGACGACGTCGAGGTCGTCTTCGACTACGGCGGCCGCGCGGCGTACCGCTTTGACGCCGCGGTCGACCCCGACTCGCCGTTCGCGGTCCTCGACCGCCACGAGACGCCCGTCTCGGAGGCGACGATCCGCGACGGCCGGCTCCGGATAACCTTCCACGCGACGGATCTGCCGACCCTGCGGTCGGTCCTGGAGGCGTTCCGCGACGCGTGTCCGGACATGGAAGTGAAGCGCCTGCTCCAGTCGACGACGACGCCGACGGAGTCGGACCTCGTCACCGTCGACCGGAGCGAGCTGACCGAGCGGCAGCGCGAGGTGCTGGCGGCCGCCTACGAGGCGGGCTACTTCGACCACCCGAAGGGCGCCAACGCCGGCGAAGTGGCCGAGTCGCTGGGGATCGGTCGGTCGACGTTCACGGAGCACGTCGCGGCCGCCCAGCGGAAGCTGTTCGGGTCGCTGTTGGAGTAAGGATCGTTCATCACATTTCGAACTCCCGAGAATCCGAGGCCCGTTTGATGGGCGTGGGGACCGTACGCACAGGTATGACGGGGCGATCCACCCACACCTTCGTCTGCCCGGAGTGTCGGCGCTCGATCGAGGTGGACGACGCGATGCGGGCGACGCTGCTCGAGACGGGCTGCGTCGTCTGCGGGGCGCCGGTCACCGAGGAGGACATCGGCGGGGCGCCGGCGATCAGCTAGCGGCGCCGACGACGAGCCGCCCGTCGCTTACGCCCGGCGTCGACGCCGCACAACGGCGCCACACCTCCCGGAGACCCCGCCCCGTCGCGCGTCGTCTCGTGTCCTTTATCACCTCGTGCGAAGAAATTCGGGTATGCCGACGAACAGCGAGGTCGAGATGTCGCCGGCCGAGGTGGACGCGCACCTGTCCCGCCACGAGACGGGGGTCCTCGCGCTGGCGCGCGACGACGCGCCGTACGCCATCCCGATCTCTTACGGGTACGACGCCGACGACCGCGCGCTGTACCTCCGGCTCGTGTCGACGCCCGACAGCGAGAAGCGCGAGTTCCTCGCGTCGACGCCGCAGGCCCGCGTGGTCGTCTACGACGACGCGCACGACGAGTACGCGAGCGTCGTCGGCGTCGGCGCCTTAGAACGGGTCGACCTCGACGAGCTCACCCCCGAGACGATCGCGCAGTACGGCGAGGCGCGGCGGCCGCTCTTCGAGATCTGGGCCGACGACAAGCCGGACCTGGACATCGAACTCTACCGCTTTGAGCCCGAGACGCTGACCGGGCGAACGGTCGTCATTGAGCGCGACGAGGCGTAGCGGACTCCAAGTAGTCGATTGCGGTATTGCGTTCTCAGTAGGCAACGGCGATTACTCGTTTCACCGTTTCTCTCTGAGTTCCGGTCCGGCAAGCGCCGATAACGGTTCTTCTCGTCAGTTAGACGGAGTCTTGGCGGCTGTCCATCGCGACGCCGTCGGTGAGTCTACCGTGTGGCGAGCCACGATGCTGACGAGCGCGAGTGCCGTCGCTGGTCAACGTGAGCGCGATAAAGAAAGACCGCGTGTGGGTCGGCCCGCGAGGGCCGATGGTTCGAAGCTACGAGTCGCGACCGTCAGGCAACGATGTTACTCGTTGCGGCGGGTCGCGAGCAGCGCAGCGGCGATGAGCGCGACGAGCGCGACGATGGCACCGAAGCCGGGCGTCTCGCTGTCGGAGGAGCCGTCGGACCCGTCACTACCGTCGGAGCCGTCGGAGCCATCCGAACCGTCGCTGCCGTCGGAGCCGTCGGACCCGTCGGACCCGTCACTACCGTCGGAGCCGTCGGACCCGTCGCTACCGTCGGAGCCGTCGCCACCCTCTTCGAGGGTGAGCGTGGCGGTCTGCTCATCGTCGTCCGTGAAGACGCCGTGCTCGTACTCACCAGCGTCGAGGCCGGACGTGTCGACGTCCGCGAACTCGACCGTGGTGGACTCGCCACCCGCGAGGGTGACTTCCTGACTGGCGACCGCGTCACCGCCGACGCGGAACTCGACAGTCTGGGTGACCTCCTGGCCACCAGTGTTCTCGACGGTGGCCGTCACGGTCAGCGCGTCGCCGACCGTCGCGGTCACGTCCTGCGGGTTCAGCTCGGAGACTTCGAGGAAGGCGGCCTCGCCGACCGTCTCGACGACCGTGCCGTCTTCCTCAGCGCTGAAGGTCGCCTGCTGCGCGGTCACGGTGAACGTGTCGTTCACCGAGGCCTCGCTCAGGTCGAGACCCGACGCCTCGAACGTGCCGTCGGCCTGGACGGTCACGCCCTCGGCGGTCTGGACGAAGCCGGGCGAGACACCCGAGTCGGAGCGCACGCGCACGTTGAACTCCTGCCCGGGCGCGACGTTCGTCGTGCCCGTGATGGACTGGTTCTCGGCGGCCTGCACTTCGACCGGCGTGTCGAATTCGCCCGTCGCGTCCTCGTACGTGAACGTCGCCGTGGCGGTCTCGTAGAACTCCTCGAGACCGTCGGCGTCGTCAAGCGCGTCCTCGTCGGGGTCGAGCAGGCGCTCGTCCCGGACCTGGACGCGGACCTCGAAGGCGTCCTCGTCAGCGATGTCGCTGCTGAGGTCGAGGTTGTTCTCGTTGAAGGCGATGAAGTAGTTGCCCTCAGTCGAGATGACCGTGATGTCGCCGTCGTCGAACATCGACGTGACGTCGGCGGTCTTGCGCGGCGAGTTCGGCGCGGTCGTGTCGGCCGTCTGCCGGATGCGGATGTCGATGGCACCACTGTCGACCAGCGTCTCGAGGTCACCGTTCAGCTCGAGGGGACCCTCGAGGCCGGTCGCGGTGAGCTCGTGGACGAGAACGTCGCTCTCGGTGAGCGTGTCGGTCTCGACGACCGTGCCGTTCTCGACACCGTTCGTGATGTCGGTAACGGTCTCAACGTCCTCGAAGACGTCAGCCGAGGAGGTCCACAGCTGGAAGCCCTCGACGGAGCGCTCGTTGAGCTCGAGGTCACCGACCGCGTCGGAGTTACCGTTGGCGGTCGCGACGAAGCTCGTGTCACTCATCTCGATCGGGTACGTACCCGCCGCGAGCATGTTGTTGAGGTCCGTCTCGGACTCGTTTTCGAAGGTGACCGTCGCGTCGCTGTCCGAGTCAGCGAGGAACGCGACATCACTGCCGGAGACACCGGAGGCGCTGGTGTTGCCAGCGATGTAGGTGTTGAAGCCGACCGTGACGCTGTCCTCGCCGCCGGATTCGACGGTGACGTTGGTCTCGTAACCAACCTCATCGTCGTCACCGATGGTGAGGTACGCGGTCTCCAGGTCGCCCTGGAAGTTGATCGTGATGTTCGCAACGTCACCGCGCTCTTCGGTCACGAAGCTCTCCTCGAAGGTGATGTCACCCTCGGGCGCTTCGACGACGGTGAACTCACCAGACTCGGCGGTGACCGCCGAGTTGTCATCGGTGACTTCAACCGTGTAGGTACCCGTCTCGCTCTGGGTACCGAAGTCGACGACGACCTCGCCGTCACTGTCGATCGTGGTCTCGACCGTGTCGACGACATCTCCGTCGGAGTCGAGCAGGTCAGCCGTGATGTCACGGTTGATCGCGTCGGACGTGACCGTCGCGGTCACGGCGTCGCTCGTCGTGAATTCCTCTTCGTCGGACTCAACGTTGAGACCGAGGTTCCGGATTTCGAGGGTGGACACAGTGCCCGCATCGTTGGTGATGTTGTAGTCACCGGTCTCGAAATCATCGGTGTCGAGGACGTAGACAAGACTGTTTGTACCGGTACCACGGGTCCGACTGACACCCGGGCCGTCGATGTCGAAGGAAGCGCCGATGGTGCCGTTCTCGAGCGCAACGTTCTCACCGCTGAAGGCTTCGAACGTCGTGCTGGAGTCCGTTGTGTCAACGGTGGTCGGCGCGAAGGTAACATCAACAGCGTCGCTGCTGAGATCGTTACCAGATGTGTCCGTAACACCGGTCACGGAGACGTTTTGGACATTATTGTAGACTGAAGTTGTGCTGATCTGAACCAGTCCAGGTGCGACCTCATCACCGGAGATGTCGATGGAACTTCCACCGACGATGGTTCCGTTGCTGAGACCGATTTCCGCATCACCGTTGGAGACATCGACATCCTCCGAGAAGGCGATCTCAAGAACGGGCGTCGAGGTCCCGTTCTCGTAATGGGTCGCCTTACGGATAGTGGGCGCCTCAATATCAGAGGTGACCGTACCAACGGTCTGATCTGTCAGCTCAAAGGTTCCGTCCGCGTTGGCGTCAACGTCGGCAGTGACGTCAAAGCTACCGGATTCCGTGAGAGAGACCTGGTCAGCGGTGAACGAGACGTTAAGCTCGTCACCGGCAAGGCCGTTGTTGTCATCCCACTCGATGGTAATCTCGTTCGCTGAGTCATCGAGGTTGCTGCCGACGTTTGTGGTGTTGGTGCCAGCGCCGGTGCTCTCAACGGCCTGGTTGGTCAGACTCGCCGAGGACAAGTCGAATGCGTCCGGGAACTTGAACGTTACATTCGCGTCAGTGTCCCCATTGCTGGTATCCACACCATCCAAGTGTATCTGGATGTCATAAGACTGTTCGCCTGCATCCGCTGTGGTGGGCGAAATGCTCCCTTCATTCGTGCCACTGGCTTGCGCAGCAGCGGGAGCGGCCGCAAATCCGACAGCGACCATGGAAACTACCATGACCGCCGCGAAGAAGACCGAACTGGCCTTCTTGCGTGTGGTTGTGTCGTTTGTCATTGTTGTGTTGTGTTCTGCGTCGCGACAGCCTGCTTTGTCCGCGTCTGGGTCGCCCGTTCGTCGTCGCCAACTATCTCGTCGGAGGGCAACCGGACTCGACTCGGATTACTTGCGTTCTGTCGCATTATAGGGTAGGGGCTGCGTTCGCTTGTTGAAGCGTTCAGTATAAATGCTTTGTGTGGTCCATCGAAGTGTGTGAACGTGTATCACAGAGGTTTGAGGCGGGTGAGACGCCCGTTTTCGGATTCGGACCTGAACTCGGATGTCTGCCAAATCTCGGGGGGTAAGGAGCGTGGGACCTTCCGAACGAATCACTTCGCGCGCAGCGAACAGAGAGCCGGAGCAGATCGCCACCGAACGGCATAAACTGTTCGCGCACCTATCTGACGACGGAGCTTTTCGCTCCCGTAAGCGACCGGGCACGGTAGGGGATTTCGCCCGGTCGCGTGCGGTCGATACTACTCACCGGTAGCGGGTACGCCCTGCCCGGCTCCGAGGCGAAGTCGCGGGAGGGAAGTCAGTCGTCTCGCGTGTGTGCGCGAAGAGTAATCAACCAGTATCTCAGTCGGCACCCGCCGCCGCTCCGCTCTGCTCTCGTCCAGGCGACCCGGCGGTGTCGCTCGCGTCCTCGTCTACCTCCGCCGCCAGCGTCTCCACGTTCGCGAACACGAAGCCGGCGAAGCCGACGCGGAGCAGGAGGTCGAGGTACTCCAGCGTGACCGCCGCGGTGAACGTGTCGAACAGGCCGGCGATCTGGAGCATCGCCCACGCG includes the following:
- a CDS encoding winged helix-turn-helix domain-containing protein; this encodes MKRPPRTTDGTTTTKGDAALDATFEALADADCRAILAAATTPKTTSELAEDCDIALSTAYRKVELLSETPLLAEGVRFDPDGDHAAEYVRDAADAAIELGDDGVALTVDDAGRDPLTAALDSPGVSAD
- a CDS encoding helix-turn-helix domain-containing protein; its protein translation is MGSGIRAEVSLPTASPSPFDGVVDGATPVSEVARCTPAADRERVVVEFIADADLAVPDDVEVVFDYGGRAAYRFDAAVDPDSPFAVLDRHETPVSEATIRDGRLRITFHATDLPTLRSVLEAFRDACPDMEVKRLLQSTTTPTESDLVTVDRSELTERQREVLAAAYEAGYFDHPKGANAGEVAESLGIGRSTFTEHVAAAQRKLFGSLLE
- a CDS encoding acetate--CoA ligase family protein; the protein is MGTLNELFDPDRVAVVGATTREGAVGRAVTSNLLDDFDGDTVPVNPNYDEVLGTPCVDDVADADADVAVIVVPPSIVLDAIEACGEAGVRNVVVITAGFGETGEDGAARERRLAELADEYDLNLVGPNSLGIMSTPSGMNATFGPENALPGGLSFMSQSGAFVTAVLDWANDNGIGFKDVVSLGNKAVLDETDFVDHWGDDEETDVIIGYLEGIEDGREFIETARETTQDTPIVAVKSGRTSAGAQAASSHTGTLAGSDKAYEAGLDQAGVIRAESVDELFDSAGILGSQPLPDTDSVAVVTNAGGPGVMATDAVGDADLDMASFTRETSDALAASMPEEANIHNPVDVIGDADVERFREALEITVEDDNVGAALVLAAPTATIDFGDLADAIEAVSEEMDAPVAACLMGGDRTREPKQQLQAKGIPCYFDPARAIDSLATLARYRDIKAREYAPPMEFDVDRERAREILATVRHRDDNRLGVEAMDLLDAYGIPTPDGEIVDSPERAREVAERVDGDVVMKIVSPDILHKSDIGGVAVGVADADVADTYEDLVTRARNYQPDATVLGVQVQEMVDLDDGVETIVGMNRDPQFGPLLMFGLGGIFVEVMEDTTFRVAPVSEPEAREMTEEIQSAPLLRGARGRDPVDVDAVIETIGRLSQLVTDFPAILELDINPLVALPDDDGGTNAAAVDVRLTVDPEALDPEATDPEAPTDD
- a CDS encoding BGTF surface domain-containing protein — translated: MTNDTTTRKKASSVFFAAVMVVSMVAVGFAAAPAAAQASGTNEGSISPTTADAGEQSYDIQIHLDGVDTSNGDTDANVTFKFPDAFDLSSASLTNQAVESTGAGTNTTNVGSNLDDSANEITIEWDDNNGLAGDELNVSFTADQVSLTESGSFDVTADVDANADGTFELTDQTVGTVTSDIEAPTIRKATHYENGTSTPVLEIAFSEDVDVSNGDAEIGLSNGTIVGGSSIDISGDEVAPGLVQISTTSVYNNVQNVSVTGVTDTSGNDLSSDAVDVTFAPTTVDTTDSSTTFEAFSGENVALENGTIGASFDIDGPGVSRTRGTGTNSLVYVLDTDDFETGDYNITNDAGTVSTLEIRNLGLNVESDEEEFTTSDAVTATVTSDAINRDITADLLDSDGDVVDTVETTIDSDGEVVVDFGTQSETGTYTVEVTDDNSAVTAESGEFTVVEAPEGDITFEESFVTEERGDVANITINFQGDLETAYLTIGDDDEVGYETNVTVESGGEDSVTVGFNTYIAGNTSASGVSGSDVAFLADSDSDATVTFENESETDLNNMLAAGTYPIEMSDTSFVATANGNSDAVGDLELNERSVEGFQLWTSSADVFEDVETVTDITNGVENGTVVETDTLTESDVLVHELTATGLEGPLELNGDLETLVDSGAIDIRIRQTADTTAPNSPRKTADVTSMFDDGDITVISTEGNYFIAFNENNLDLSSDIADEDAFEVRVQVRDERLLDPDEDALDDADGLEEFYETATATFTYEDATGEFDTPVEVQAAENQSITGTTNVAPGQEFNVRVRSDSGVSPGFVQTAEGVTVQADGTFEASGLDLSEASVNDTFTVTAQQATFSAEEDGTVVETVGEAAFLEVSELNPQDVTATVGDALTVTATVENTGGQEVTQTVEFRVGGDAVASQEVTLAGGESTTVEFADVDTSGLDAGEYEHGVFTDDDEQTATLTLEEGGDGSDGSDGSDGSDGSDGSDGSDGSDGSDGSDGSDGSDGSDGSDGSSDSETPGFGAIVALVALIAAALLATRRNE
- a CDS encoding PAS domain S-box protein codes for the protein MSRPPEPETLIDLAQDKIAVIDETGRFRYLNAATHDLLGYTPDELVGTNAFDLIHPDDADRVLAAFERLVVDGERPDAPLEYRYATADGDWVWFRTRVFPPADTGLDGYALSSRDITLEVESRRRLETIASTSPDVLWMFTADWSELLFVNGAAESVFGIDPDTLETRPRAFLEAVHPDDREAVEDSMERLSAGEPTNLDYRIGSRDGPTSWVRVPARPVIEDGEVVAVTGFARDVTNEYRRERQLTVMDNLLRHTIRNDMNIVDGTAERIAERVADAVPSGDGEAANVDLAGLAADLIDHAETVRRVADDLLTTAEKQRGVIDLLRQHEPPQRLRVAPLVERAVADAVGDPSDSPADVSVTCPEDARAFTHPELDYAIAELIENAIEHAEGTATVEIEVTAPGDRVEIAVRDDAPPIPAAERDPITDRWKMDDLRHTGGMGLWLVYWIADRSGGDLAFDPGPDGNEVTISVPDADCEPSFSVAERGHPAAAPVSPSAAGIDRGSTAPVSGSETVSESDADGGAVAASAADGGVDGSDASPEASTGSTDG
- a CDS encoding pyridoxamine 5'-phosphate oxidase family protein, with product MPTNSEVEMSPAEVDAHLSRHETGVLALARDDAPYAIPISYGYDADDRALYLRLVSTPDSEKREFLASTPQARVVVYDDAHDEYASVVGVGALERVDLDELTPETIAQYGEARRPLFEIWADDKPDLDIELYRFEPETLTGRTVVIERDEA
- a CDS encoding phosphotransacetylase family protein, with the translated sequence MTDTPTTLVTATGDSAGKTAITVALARLAADRDRSVGYMKPKGTRLQSNVGKTLDQDPMLAREVLGLDAEMHQMEPVVYSPTFVEGAVRGTEDPDALRDRIREEYDGIAADNDQVFVEGGGSWTTGGVVDLTDVDVAELLDARVVLVADYDSPNDLDEVLAAADAFGDRLAGVVFNKVSDDAFESLDQDGIPFLESKGITVFGALPYEKELAGVTVGELADELGAELLTDAPTDAFVERFLVGAMGGDEALRYFRRARDAAVITGGDRADVQTAALDASGVACLVLTGGHRPSGAVLGKAADAGRPVLAVNTDTVTAIDRAEEVVRGGRTRDVRTVDRMAELLADYVDVDALV
- a CDS encoding DUF7560 family zinc ribbon protein; translation: MTGRSTHTFVCPECRRSIEVDDAMRATLLETGCVVCGAPVTEEDIGGAPAIS